The Hippoglossus hippoglossus isolate fHipHip1 chromosome 21, fHipHip1.pri, whole genome shotgun sequence genomic sequence GAGGCTGAGGACGAAAGCAGATTCTGCAGAGTTCAACCTGTTTGTTCTAGATTTGGAAAAACcatgtatgtttttgtctgtggttACGTTTGATTCCAGATGTGTAGCTACAACAACTGAGATGTTCCCTCCAGCTGGAGACGTAGCAGACAAACCCTCAGGTCTTCATCATTCAGGGGGAAACAATACATGAGATCCATGTAGACAAAGCATGTGGACATGTTCCTGGACTTTGAAATCACAACAGAAGTCTGAGTACGACTAcaaccaagtgtgtgtgtgtgtgtgtgtgtgtgtgtgtgtgtgtgtgtgtgtgtgtgtgtgtgtgtgtgtgtcgtctgtaTCACGTAACCAAGCAACAACACTTTGTTCAGCACATTTCAGCTCAACAAAGTGACACAAAGCAAGTTGAACAGGTAACTGACCCACTGTCTGGTGAAGGTGAGCTGGTTAAACAGGTAACTGACCCACTGTCTGGTGAAGGTGAGCTGGTTAAACAGGTAACTGACCCACTGTCTGGTGAAGGTGAGCTGGTTAAACAGGTAAGTGACCCACTGTCTGGTGAAGGTGAGCTGGTTAAACAGGTAACTGACCCACTGTCTGGTGAAGGTGAGCTGGTTAAACAGGTAAGTGACCCACTGTCTGGTGAAGATGAGCTGGTTAAACAGGTAACTGACCCACTGTCTGGTGAAGATGAGCTGGTTAAACAGGTAACTCACCCACTGTCTGGTGAAGATGAGCTGGTTAAACAGGTAACTGACCCACTGTCTGGTGAAGGTGAGCTGGTTAAACAGGTAAGTGACCCACTGTCTGGTGAAGGTGAGCTGGTTAAACAGGTAACTGACCCACTGTCTGGTGAAGGTGAGCTGGTTAAACAGGTAACTCACCCACTGTCTGGTGAAGGTGAGCTGGTTAAACAGGTAACTCACCCACTGTCTGGTGAAGGTGAGCTGGTTCAACAGTTAACTGACCCACTGTCTGGTGAAGATGAGCTGGTTAAACAGGTAACTGACCCACTGTCTGGTGAAGATGAGCTGGTTAAACAGGTAACTGACCCACTGTCTGGTGAAGGTGAGCTGGTTAAACAGGTAACTCACCCACTGTCTGGTGAAGGTGAGCTGGTTAAACAGGTAACTCACCCACTGTCTGGTGAAGGTGAGCTGGTTAAACAGGTAACTGACCCACTGTCTGGTGAAGGTGAGCTGGTTAAACAGGTAACTGACCCACTGCCTGGTGAAGGTGAGCTGGTTAAACAGGTAACTGAAACTCACCTGAGTTAATAACAACATGGCTGCCGTCCTCCTCTGGGACGGTAGCATCATTAGCATTGTTagcttcctcctctccaggctCTTTGCTAATGCTAATAAGTCAACTTTTGAACAATGAAGTGAAGATGTGacggtttgttttttctgaatCCAGTTTCTCTGACATCTTTGTTTCTCTGACATCTTTGTTTCTCTGACATCTTTGTTTTCGCTGGTTTAGTTTCAGCTTTGGCGctaaacttcttcttcttcttcttcttcttcttcttctgtcattAGGCAGTGTAGACGCTGCTGAGCATGTTACTGCCCCCTGCAGGATCTCAATGAATATGTCGTATAAATGTAAAGAGAAGCCGAGCATCACACGTTTATTTCTACATGTAACGATGATCATTCAACAGGTTTTTTACCTTCATTTAAATTTTTACCCTATTTATTCTCAGTGtacaataaacatttaaatttactgtGGGACATTCCACTGGCcgacgttgttgttgttgttgttgttgttgttgttgttgttgttgatcatAATCCTGCAACAATGACGTCATAACCAGTGCAGAGAAATGCAcagtagtttttatttttccgaTGACCCCATGTATAGTTCTCTATAGAATTATCTCTATATAGTGAAGTAGAGAATagtgagtgagtgatttcagacacaactCATAAGTGTgtccttctcacacacacacacacacacacacacacacacacacacacacacacacacacacacacacacacacacacacacacgcacacacaaagtgttttggggccccctggaggctggagGCCCCTGTTGGGATAATGGTGTTAATTAAAATCTTTGTTATGTTGATCCTGGAAGTTTCTGTTAAATGTTCAaacacttttaatttattttctaaaaataaatctcacagAACATTAGTGACAGATCCTGGTTTAACACAGAAAAGGAGGATTCACTCTGATTCTTGTTGTGTTCACCtgttgtcatgtgtttgtggtttgtagATTTTGATCagagtaataaataataatgtttgaAGTGTTGAATCTTAAATGTCTTACCCGGTCTTCACAGTGCAGTGATTGGCAGGTCCACGGACACGCCTCCCGATGCTGCACCTGCTCCTGATTGGGTGCTGCAGCCAGCTCActgatttgattggctgcaAAGAGTCGCCTGtcggagggagaggaagagttagactttaaataaagatggaagacggCGTTCCAAAGGTAAACcaagcctcctccatgttagcagatggggtTGTcgttaaataaagatgttaaataaatgtttgtcaaagatgtttctgtcatttcaggtcgttcttatctctctgatgttcaagtgtttctgatcagtttggtttgaatttgttatttgatgatatacaGTGGGCTGAGACagcatgattgacagctaagcctgactcatgattggttgagcacatATATGGGTGTGACCTTGTTACCATGGCTCCACTCCACAATCACTATCATTGGAGCAAGATGGCCGCCTTCATATGTGATATtgtggcttaatttctggatagtgagagaTGGTGaaatgtgtcgtccatctttatttccagtctaAGGGTTGAATGATTAGAAATAAACCTTCCAACGTATTTTTCTAACCACTTTTCCTTGACAACATTATCTCCTTTCCTTTTGTTGAGGATGCTTCAGTGTTTCCTTTGCTTAAGGTGATGAGAGGAAGCTTTGAAGGTCCTTTCCTCTGCATTTCGAGGATTCGACCAGTTTTCATCGTCACCGCTGCTGAGACACATTTACAATcttcctctgaaaacacaaatatttgattGCAGCACAAGTGTCACGGATACTCAGTTGATTTATGAAGAACCTTGTTTGGCCTCGTAACTGATTTCACTTTACTGAGGCTGTTGGAGAAAAACAATAACCGAGGCAGCGGAGCGTAAAACAGGGAATTAAAGGTCACTTTgcagtttctgcagaataaaagtgattcttttctctctgaacACAACCTGCTGTGTCGTTtcactcctcctgctcctctgaggCTTTTCTTTCACTAACTGACCCACCCCAAAATTGCAAAAGACGTCAGGCCTAAAAATAGATGAAGCTTGAAAAGACTGCAGAGGTGAAATTAAAAGGCTCCGAGGCAGCAACTGGGGCAGATTGAGACCAGGAGATGGAAACTGCTCAAATTATTTTACCTTTTGATTTTACTTCTATTTTTTGTATCTGTagaaagaaaatctgtgttttgaaaaaaattCTATATTTGGTCTATAATGGTACAGTTAATAACTAAGACTTTTTTATAGTTGATTTGGTTTTAACTGCTTCATTTAAAGCAGAAGAGACTTGTCCTCCAGGTCAAATGACTTAAGGGCCCAGATCTATAGActagagaagaaataaaagaccATTAAAGACCATTAAAGACTAAATAGTCGAGAACAGAACAGACGTGAAACCACAACCTCCTCTGTGGACGTAATGAAGACAGAACGTCAAAGAAATAGTTAAAGCTGAGAAGGAGATCAGACACAGCAGcttctgttcatgtgtgtgttcatgtgtgtgttcatgtgtgtgttgatgtgtgtgttagtgtgtctctgtccatgtGTCTCCATGTTGTCCAGCACAGCAGCTCTTGTGCTCGTAAACAAACCCTCATGGCAACATACAGACCGTCTGATTGGCCAGTGGACTAACtaactgtttaatggttcttCATAATCAGCATCGACACTGAAGAGACAATTAAAGATGACCGCGTGGGCgactggaggagtgtgtgtgtgtgtgtgtgtgtgtgtgtgtgtgtgtgtgtgtgtgtgtgtgtgtgtgtgtgtgtgtgtgtgtgtgtgtgtgtgtgtgtgtgtgagtgtttcatTAATATTCAGCtcctttgtttttcaaaaggcTTTTGAGCAACAAGTAGACAAACCGGAGCACAGCTGagagacatgtttgttttttaaagctccatcagaaaaaaaaaaagctgaagaaAATCTCTGCTTCGCTTGTTTTATGACAAACTGTAGAAATTTAATCAGTTTTAAATTCTAATTTGTGTCTGAGCGGATTTTCACCTGCAACATTtaatctacttttttttttagtgtttttatcaCTATTTCtgattttaagattattttgtaaatgtctAAAGTTTGACCCAAGTATtagattttgtttcattttaccGGACATCACTTCAGATACAGACAGATCTGTTCTGgtctaaatattaaatacaatatCAACTttgtacaataaataaaaaataaaatatatagcAGCAGGTGAACAGAGCtgacctgtctctgtctgaacTGTTGACTCCTCACGTGGCGTCACTGTCACCACCGCCGTCTTCCTGTCCAGAGCCGTGCAGAAGGAGCCCATCGTCAGCAGgagccacaggaggaggaggaagaggaggaagaggaagaggaggaggaggaggaggaaggagacgcAGGACTCTGTACCTTAGTGTTTTTACACCTGATGGAGAGACATCTTCCTTCTGCTCTCACCCACATGCTGCAGCTCCCAGactgatgctctctctctctctctctctctctctctctctctctctctgtctccctctctctctctctctctctctctgtctctctctctctctctctctctctctctctgcctctctgtctctctctctctctctctctctctctctctctctctgctctctctctctctctctctctctgtctcctctctctctctctctctctctctctctctctctctctctctctctctctctctctctctctctctgtctcctctctctctctctctctctctctctctctctctctctcttctctctgtctgtctctctctctctctctctccctctctctctctctctctctgtctctctctctctctctctctctctctgtctctctctctctctctctctctctctgtctccctctctctctctctctctctctgtctccctctctctctctctctgtctccctctctctctctctctctctctgtctccctctctctctctctctgtctctctctctctctctctctctctctctctctctctctctctctctctctctctctctctctctctctctctctctctctctctctctctctctctctctctctctctctctctctgtctctctctctctctctctctccctctctctctctctctctctctctctctctctttctctctgtctgtctctctctctctctctctctctccctctctctctctctctctgtctctctctctctctctctctctctgtctccctctctctctctctctctctctctctctgtctccctctctctctctctctctctctctctctctctctctctctgtctccctctctctctctctctctctctctctctctctctctctctctctctctctctgtctctctctctctctctctctctctctctctctctctctgtctctctctctctctctctctctctccctctctctctctctctctgtctccctctctctctctctctctctctctctctctctctgtctctctctctctctctctctctctctctctctctctctctctctctctctctctctgtctctctctcttcctgctaATTGACCTTTTTAATGACAAAGTGAGACAAGCTCAGGTGTTTGTGAGACGTTAATGAAGCTGCTCTGTTCCCACTGATTTCATCATTTACTCCTGTGACACGTCCAAATGTCTGAAAAGACCTGAACCAAGAGTTCAAATACATATAGTGTTATACTTATGATCTGTGGTGTGAGATGCTGCACCAAGATCCAACAGGACGAGTTtagagacaagtccattatctgaggTGTGAGTAACTCACTGCTGCTCATTGAGACTTTATCAGCTGCTCTGaggttcaacacacacacacacacacacacacacacacacacacacacacacacacacacacacacacacctcactaTCAGAATTCTTTAtcgtaaaataataaaagaaaaggtacagaaaacattttcactttttattgatttttaacatTCTGGTTTTTGCCACTGCCCCGAAACACTGAACAGATTGAAATCACTACGAGAATTCACCAAATAACAGAGAAGACACaataaatagaaacacaaacaaatctggAGGTCTAAATCTAGATCTAGATTATTTAACCAAAACAGAACCAGACCCAGGAaatgtacactgtaaaaaactCCACTAATTTGTTGACTTAAATTTCTTTTTAGCCTTTGGAAAGATCTTAAGAActtagttttcttttcttaaactGTTGTTCCATGATGAACATTTTCTGTTCTTCCTTTAGCGCTTGGACCCGTTCACCGTCGGTGTCTTGcagctcctcagctgctccaggaAGCCGGGGTTGGGGGAGGAGGCAGGCCGAGACGATTTGACCAATGAGAGGGCTGCGTCGAAGGACTGGCCGTCACATGACATCAGGTAGCCGACGACCACAGACGGTGCCCGGGACACGCCGGCGTTACAGTGGACCAGCACCACACCTTTCTGAGGGACAAACACAAACGTTAATGCTAACTACATGTTTTCTTACcactatattatatattatatataacattataacatattgtattatttttatatattgtataccAACATTAAGTAATTGAGCAGTAATTGCACTGCTGTATAACACATTTGTGTCTTGAATACaatatacattaaaacacacaacagaatcgtcaaatatttatgtgtatatataaatatacatatatatatatgtatatttatatgtgtatatattgtATGTAGAGTCTACACATAAGTAAACAAACAGGGCTggatataaacaataaatacacaccTACATATACACATATGAGGAAGTTGTGTAGTTCTGTGAACAGCATATTGCATTAATCTTaatattatttgaatatattaaaaCGTTGAAATGATCTTCTGAGAAtatctttctcttgtttttacattttagaacAGTTCAGAATAATGTAGTATTATTGTTCTCTGGAGAGTGAGAGCTGACGCTGtactgcagtgtttctgtctgaacacTAGAGGGCGCTACAGAGCAACAGAGCAGTGAACTTCCTGTTGCTCTCCACTGAACAAGCCTTTAACTTAGTAGATGTcttgtttgttgctgttgtcagaTCCTCATCAGCGTCTCATTACAGCCTCTCTGCTCCACATGGAACGAGCTGTTCACTGAGCTGGAACCGAACTCACAACCTCCTGATCTgagaacaggaaacaggagCTTCCCCAGAACGTCACGGGTTCCACTGAGACAGATTCTCAGAGATTCAGCCTCAGAGTTTAAGATTCGAATATGTGAATAATATCTGATCCATTCAGgcaaaaaaagggttttaaatcTAGATTTTGAAAAGAAATTAGTCAGCATTGAAAATCAATTTGGGTTTGAAGCTGACCAAAATATGAGCAAGGTACGACTTTAAAACTTCTTTACATAAAAACTGAGCCCGATGTTAATCATATACAttataaacacattataaacatataataaacacaatataaacacattataacACATTATAAACCTGCCCTGTGGTAATGACCTCAGTCACATGATGCTGTTGTTGTCATGACAGCATCAATAACTGATAGTCATCACTAGCCAGATGGCCTGCTGGGTAATGTGACCCtgcatttcaaagtaaaagcatcagTTTGATTATCAAGGCTGgaatttccacacacacacaagaaccaTATtataatgaacacacacacttcctgtaaTCATACACCCctaatgactgtgtgtgtgtgtgtgtgtgtgtgtgtgtgtgtgtgtgtgtgtgtgtgtgtgtgtgtgtgtgtgtgtgtgtgtgtgtgtgtgtgtgtgtgtgtgtgtgtgtgtgtgtgtgtgtgtgtgtgtgtgtgtgtgtgtgtgtgtgtgtgtgtgtgtgtgtgtgtgtgtgtgtgtgtgtgtgtgtgtgtgtgtgtgtgtgtgttggggggtgtCATGTTAAGGTGAGTCCCAGGCTTCGTTGCTAAAAGCTTGTATGACACTGAGATCTGATCTGTGTGCAGcttaataaaacatgaacaaaactaCACATCTATTATttagaaacagacaaagaggagaggagaggagaggagaggagaggagaggagagaggaagaggaagaggaagaggaagaggaagaggaagaggaaaaggaataaggaaaggagaggaggggaggagaggaagagagggagaggagaacagaagagaggaaggggaagaaggaaaggaaaggaggagaggaggagaggaataggaagaaggaaaggaggagaggaaaggaagaggaggaggaagagaggagagtcaTGTCAAGTCCTTTAAGACCTGTACATCCGAGTCCTTCTGCCCTTAATCCCGCTGCATTATGGGATTGATTCTTCTTGTTTGACTTAATCCACTCGTGTGTTTTCACCTGAGCTGCAGCGACTCTCACCTTCaggatttaaatttaaatgttaatgcttcacttcctgcaagAATCCAACAAATAGACGTGTCGACTAAAGCATTAAGAGTGTTAGTGATTAATTGAGaataagtgaatgtttgtgttgatgtcaGCGACGTTACCTCCGAGCGAGCCTGCTGGATGAAGTCACAACATTCCTGGATGTGAGTCAGCAGATCAGCGTCAGGAAGATCCAGAATACTGACGGTCTTATAGATGAACAGGTCAGGGAAGATGTTCTCCACGCCGAAGGCCACGTTCAGGATGTGAgacacctggaggaggaggaggaggaggaggaggaggaggaggaggaagaggttaTGTCCTTATTTCACCTTTATCTtgttatcattttaatatttcatcagaAAATGAATTTCCCTGCGTCCACAGTGAAACAcctgaacagacacacacatgttcacatgaGCAGCTCATAGTCCCCTCAGATCTTTCAGATGTTCCTCATTGtctttgatttattgttgttgtggctGTTTTTAGAGGTGCAAAATGAATAGTTCTGCTAATTTGCTAACTCATATCTAAACATATAAATTCAGTCGGCGTGAAGAGAAACTAAAGAAGCTTTGTTGTAATGTTTCACTTCAGAAGATTAAAAATCTCACcttgtgttttctcagagtTCCAAAGTCATGTGCAGCATCCTGcgaacctacacacacacacagagagagagagacacacacacagacacacacagatggacacacacacacacacacagactcagtaTTTGTCTTTGAGACTCTGTCCTGGGTGTTGAACCAAAGACACAGTCGTTGTTGTTCCACCTGTGAACCACTGAGGTCTGATGGGTCATGTCCCCCGTGTCCTCCCCCACGTCCTGCCTGTGTCATGTTTCCCTCCACACTGAGCTGAGGGTGGACTGAAGGTGACCTCCAGGACGGAGCAGGACAGGGGGTGGACACATCTGAACTATAGGACACTCTGACACTTCTGTGTTTCAGAGTTGGTCAAATCCATATATTTTACACCCACATAGCGTTTTTTTACTAATTTAGCCAAGTGTTACCAGCATAATGGTTTTATTACAAATCATTgtgatcgcctcctggtggctggctgcagtataggtcagaaatgctcctcctccaggttagcagatgagacatggaccaaactaaaaagtgtttcagatcagtttggtttgaattagttatttgatgatataaaaagagagatgtcatgattgacggTTTCTATTCTCCCAGTAGTTTATTCACGTGTCTCGTTCACTCACCCAGCAGCAGGTCGGGTTTGACGATTCCAACCTGCAGGTCCCAGGAAGTGTCAGGGACGTATCCCAGCATCTTCTCTGGGGGGGCGGGGTCTTCAACCACAGTGATGGTCGAACCCTTCCAGGTCTCGATGATGCGCCGGCCGCTCAGTGATGTCACGCGTGTGCACTGCTTCCTCAGCCGCGTCCGAGAGAAACTCTGGATCTCCTCGGTCAGGGACTGCATGACCACGCCGGACTGGATCGAACCGGGCCGGGCTGCAGGGAACCTGAAagattaaagcaacactatgtacCCTTTGCTGAGCGGCgacaacagcgccctctgcagcaaCAAGTGGTAATTACATGACAAATATCTGCTGGGCTCAGAGTCGAAGCTGTTGAGGTGACGTGAAGCAGCGTTAAAgataacaagaaaacaaagtcCATCCATCACTCaggcaacaaacacacacaacaatctaAATCTCAGCACAAATCAAAATTTATGTTGATCAGAAATGTTTCAATTGTCCCAAAGCATGAACGAGTGAATCCAGTTTCATGTGAATCCAGTTTCATGTGAATCCAGTTTCATGTGAATCCAGTTTCATGTGAATCCAGTTCTCTGTAGCAGCGTCGGCTGGGACTCTCCAACACAAGTGATGGTGTCGGTGAACCTGATTCTCTAGTTCAGAGTTATGTGAATTCACAGGTGATAAGATCTTTACTTCAAGTTAACTTCAGATGAAATGATTTTAATT encodes the following:
- the dusp19a gene encoding dual specificity protein phosphatase 19a codes for the protein MQSLTEEIQSFSRTRLRKQCTRVTSLSGRRIIETWKGSTITVVEDPAPPEKMLGYVPDTSWDLQVGIVKPDLLLGSQDAAHDFGTLRKHKVSHILNVAFGVENIFPDLFIYKTVSILDLPDADLLTHIQECCDFIQQARSEKGVVLVHCNAGVSRAPSVVVGYLMSCDGQSFDAALSLVKSSRPASSPNPGFLEQLRSCKTPTVNGSKR